In Paenibacillus sp. 1781tsa1, one DNA window encodes the following:
- a CDS encoding RNA polymerase sigma factor, with the protein MDSTDLVNQAIQGDREAFIRLIRDIENSLYNTAKSMLRKEEDVADAIQETILNAYKSVHTLREPRYFKTWLYRILINECNTMLSRRSLSTAYAEVPSEKREHSSPYDEVDMREAVDRLEESKRIVVVLHYFEDLSLRQVADTLNISESAVKMRLTRARQELYQKFKNFREVNLHVKPV; encoded by the coding sequence ATGGATTCAACCGATCTCGTTAACCAGGCCATCCAAGGAGATCGTGAAGCCTTTATCCGGCTTATTCGAGACATTGAAAACTCTTTGTACAATACGGCAAAATCCATGCTGCGAAAAGAGGAGGATGTGGCCGATGCCATTCAGGAGACCATTCTGAACGCATATAAATCGGTGCATACACTCCGGGAACCCCGGTATTTCAAAACCTGGCTGTATCGCATCCTCATCAATGAATGCAACACGATGCTGTCTCGCCGCTCTCTCTCCACCGCTTATGCGGAAGTACCTTCAGAAAAGCGGGAGCATTCCAGTCCCTACGATGAGGTTGATATGCGAGAAGCGGTAGACCGTCTGGAGGAATCGAAACGAATTGTAGTCGTTTTGCATTATTTTGAGGACCTATCCCTGCGTCAAGTCGCCGATACGCTGAATATTTCCGAAAGTGCAGTGAAAATGAGACTTACTCGGGCAAGGCAGGAGTTATATCAGAAATTCAAAAATTTTCGGGAGGTAAACTTACATGTCAAACCCGTTTAA
- a CDS encoding PRD domain-containing protein — MKVIKKVNNNVAIAINEHNEEVFVVGKGVGFLKTPYELTETDLVEKIFVAPKNIRMYDLLNSIPIEDIYLAEEVIKLGSQILNKTFNPNLLLTLSDHISFALTRTKEGIRIKNPLEWEVRTLYPDETRVGEAALKLIQEKTDIALPTAETTLIALHFVNAQVGSGEMSDTTKVTTVTGEILSVIKYALKIDFQEDSIHFMRFATHIRYFILRQMSGKSLKDENESLFLMVKEKFPKELACVEKIADFLKNNYGWTCSDDEKLYLILHIQRLI, encoded by the coding sequence TTGAAGGTTATCAAGAAAGTAAACAATAACGTAGCCATCGCTATTAATGAACATAACGAAGAGGTATTTGTCGTAGGCAAGGGTGTAGGATTTCTGAAAACGCCCTATGAGCTGACGGAGACGGACTTGGTAGAGAAAATATTCGTAGCACCAAAGAACATCCGTATGTATGACCTGCTGAACAGTATTCCGATTGAGGATATTTATCTCGCGGAGGAAGTCATCAAGCTGGGCAGTCAGATCCTGAATAAAACATTTAACCCGAATCTGCTTCTCACCCTGTCTGACCATATCAGTTTTGCATTAACCCGAACCAAAGAAGGCATCCGTATCAAAAATCCGCTGGAATGGGAAGTGCGGACACTCTATCCGGACGAGACCCGGGTGGGGGAGGCTGCCCTGAAACTGATTCAGGAAAAAACGGATATCGCTCTGCCGACAGCCGAAACAACACTGATTGCTCTGCATTTTGTTAATGCACAGGTGGGCTCTGGAGAGATGAGTGATACCACCAAGGTAACCACAGTTACGGGCGAGATCCTGTCCGTGATCAAATATGCTCTCAAAATTGACTTTCAAGAGGATTCCATCCATTTCATGCGCTTTGCCACACATATTCGGTATTTCATTCTGAGGCAGATGAGCGGTAAATCGCTCAAAGACGAGAATGAATCGCTTTTCCTGATGGTGAAGGAGAAGTTTCCGAAAGAACTCGCTTGTGTGGAGAAGATTGCGGACTTTCTGAAAAATAACTATGGCTGGACCTGTTCGGATGATGAAAAGTTATATCTGATTCTGCATATCCAACGATTGATTTAG
- a CDS encoding beta-glucoside-specific PTS transporter subunit IIABC produces MNNKDLAKNVLDLVGGEQNISGLTHCATRLRFVLKDDHKADLKALDQLEGVLKAQNSGGQVQVVIGAKVDAVYSEVKNLTSGKIGELTESTDSGPKKRRNPVNVVLETIAGIFTPVLPALVGCGMIKCLATVITAMGYLEGSGFLTIINMIGDCIFYFMPFFLAVSAANRFKTNPYLAVALAAGLMHPTILNAAAQIAETGVNSIDFLGMPILLMKYSSSVIPIILAVWIMSYVYPIVNRVIPKFLQVLLTPMIVLFIMIPVELIVLGPVGSYIGDWLTNGINSLFSTAGVLAGAILGFFKPIMVMFGMHYAIMPIQVQQVATLGATVLLPTALAANLAQAGAAFGVFVLTKSKTMKSAAASSGFTALFGITEPAIYGVTLKYKRPFFAGCLAGGVVGGFYSLVHTTANAISLPGVLAIGTYSSDRYMYVVIGCIAAVVLGFVFTLLAGIKEDTDGNKSKQQATNKVNSNQAAVATDTTPESVPSQTSTSSDMLIVSPMTGEIKPISEVEDQAFAQELMGKGIAIVPTDGKVYAPFDGVVEALYRTKHAIGLKAANGVEILIHIGVDTVSLKGKYFNAHIEQGQTIKAGDLLVEFDPEGITSAGYNTITSIVVTNMQQYGDVLTTATSGPIRESEALIKLIP; encoded by the coding sequence ATGAACAACAAAGACTTGGCTAAAAACGTACTTGATCTCGTTGGCGGCGAGCAAAATATATCGGGTCTGACGCACTGTGCAACCCGTTTGAGATTCGTATTGAAGGATGATCACAAAGCAGACCTCAAGGCGCTGGATCAGCTCGAAGGTGTGCTCAAGGCACAAAATTCCGGTGGACAGGTTCAGGTTGTTATCGGTGCCAAAGTAGACGCGGTATACAGTGAAGTGAAGAATTTAACTTCTGGCAAGATTGGCGAGCTTACGGAGTCTACAGACAGTGGACCGAAAAAGAGACGTAATCCCGTCAACGTAGTGCTTGAAACCATCGCAGGTATATTCACCCCTGTTCTGCCAGCACTTGTTGGTTGCGGGATGATCAAATGTTTGGCTACCGTTATAACTGCCATGGGTTACCTGGAAGGCTCCGGTTTCCTGACGATCATTAACATGATCGGGGACTGCATTTTCTATTTCATGCCATTCTTCCTGGCTGTTAGTGCAGCAAACCGTTTCAAAACCAATCCCTACTTGGCGGTAGCTCTTGCTGCGGGACTCATGCATCCAACCATTTTGAACGCTGCGGCTCAGATTGCTGAGACGGGTGTAAATAGTATCGATTTTCTTGGCATGCCAATTCTGTTGATGAAATATTCTTCTTCCGTCATACCAATCATTCTGGCGGTGTGGATTATGAGTTATGTGTATCCAATCGTCAATCGAGTGATTCCCAAGTTTCTACAGGTCCTGCTTACCCCAATGATTGTTTTGTTCATTATGATTCCAGTGGAACTGATTGTGCTCGGCCCAGTAGGATCATATATCGGTGACTGGTTGACTAATGGTATTAACTCATTGTTCTCCACTGCAGGTGTTCTTGCTGGTGCAATTCTTGGATTTTTCAAACCGATCATGGTCATGTTTGGTATGCACTATGCGATCATGCCTATTCAGGTTCAACAAGTGGCTACACTGGGTGCAACCGTGCTGTTACCAACGGCACTGGCGGCGAATTTGGCTCAGGCTGGAGCAGCATTTGGTGTGTTTGTCCTAACGAAGAGTAAAACGATGAAATCAGCGGCTGCTTCGAGTGGATTCACCGCCTTGTTCGGAATTACCGAGCCGGCGATCTATGGGGTAACGCTGAAATACAAACGTCCCTTCTTTGCAGGTTGTCTGGCAGGTGGAGTAGTCGGTGGATTCTACAGCTTGGTGCATACAACAGCGAATGCTATTTCACTTCCAGGTGTATTGGCAATTGGCACGTATTCATCGGATCGTTACATGTATGTCGTTATTGGTTGTATTGCTGCAGTTGTACTCGGGTTTGTGTTCACGCTGTTGGCGGGCATCAAGGAAGATACAGATGGAAATAAATCAAAGCAGCAAGCTACGAATAAAGTAAATAGCAATCAGGCGGCAGTTGCAACGGACACTACTCCAGAGTCAGTGCCATCACAGACATCCACATCTTCTGACATGCTTATTGTTAGTCCAATGACAGGGGAGATCAAACCCATCTCTGAGGTAGAAGATCAGGCATTTGCCCAAGAGTTAATGGGTAAAGGTATTGCAATTGTTCCGACAGATGGCAAGGTATACGCTCCATTTGATGGGGTAGTCGAAGCACTTTATCGCACCAAACACGCCATTGGACTAAAGGCAGCGAATGGTGTCGAGATCCTGATCCATATCGGGGTGGATACCGTCAGTCTGAAAGGGAAATATTTTAACGCCCATATCGAACAGGGACAGACCATCAAGGCTGGCGATTTATTGGTGGAGTTTGATCCGGAGGGTATTACGTCAGCGGGCTACAACACCATCACGTCCATTGTCGTTACCAACATGCAACAGTATGGGGACGTACTGACTACAGCGACCAGCGGCCCGATCCGGGAGAGTGAAGCGCTGATCAAGCTAATCCCCTGA
- a CDS encoding glycoside hydrolase family 1 protein, which produces MTNSNFPKDFLWGGALSACQAEGAYNVDGKSLTIPEVMKFNEKNDRKVTKQIRVNWEMIEEARNDPDTVKYPKRRGIDFYHNFREDIALFAEMGFKVFRYSISWARVFPGGDDAAPNEKALEFYDQVIDECLKHGMEPLITISHFDTPIVLMDKFGGWYNRKLIDLYVNYCNVLFNRYKGKVKYWVTFNEINMSVKASAKTLGIIDYDAPNYEEMLFQGLHHQFVAASRATKMAHEIDTNNQIGSMVAYFTTYPYTCKPEDALQMQQDDQMKNQFYLDVLNEGEYPYYSKTYFKNKEIQLNIEDGDLDNIRAHTADFVGMSYYNSMISSSDTEQLELTAGNVHSVYKNPHLPANEWGWQIDPIGLRYTLNLVYDRYQKPVFILENSSGFYDKLNEDGTINDPYRIDFLSKHIEQMGLAIADGVEVLGYTMWGPIDMISSGTSEMSKRYGFIYVDQDDYGNGTLQRYRKDSFFWYQNVIRSNGAEL; this is translated from the coding sequence ATGACGAATTCCAATTTTCCAAAAGATTTTCTGTGGGGCGGTGCACTGTCTGCCTGTCAGGCTGAAGGTGCTTATAATGTGGATGGCAAGAGCCTGACCATTCCAGAAGTGATGAAGTTTAACGAGAAGAACGACCGCAAGGTGACCAAGCAGATCAGGGTAAATTGGGAGATGATTGAAGAGGCGAGGAATGACCCGGATACCGTGAAATATCCGAAGCGCCGGGGGATCGATTTTTATCATAACTTCCGTGAGGATATCGCCTTGTTCGCCGAGATGGGATTCAAAGTATTTCGTTATTCCATTTCATGGGCCAGAGTATTTCCAGGTGGCGACGATGCCGCTCCGAACGAAAAGGCACTAGAGTTCTATGATCAGGTGATTGATGAATGTCTTAAACATGGTATGGAGCCTCTGATCACCATCAGTCACTTTGATACGCCAATTGTACTGATGGACAAGTTCGGAGGATGGTATAACCGCAAGCTGATCGATCTGTATGTGAACTATTGTAATGTGCTGTTCAATCGCTACAAGGGCAAAGTGAAATATTGGGTGACGTTCAACGAGATCAACATGAGCGTGAAAGCATCGGCGAAGACGCTGGGAATCATTGATTATGATGCTCCGAATTATGAAGAAATGCTGTTCCAGGGGCTGCATCATCAATTTGTAGCTGCGTCCAGAGCAACCAAGATGGCTCATGAGATTGATACAAACAATCAGATTGGAAGCATGGTCGCTTATTTTACAACGTATCCATACACATGCAAGCCGGAGGATGCACTTCAGATGCAGCAGGATGATCAGATGAAAAATCAATTCTACTTGGATGTGCTCAATGAAGGCGAGTACCCTTACTATAGTAAAACGTATTTCAAAAACAAGGAGATCCAGCTGAATATCGAGGATGGCGATCTGGATAACATTCGCGCACATACGGCTGACTTTGTGGGGATGTCGTATTACAACTCGATGATTTCCAGCAGTGATACGGAGCAGCTCGAACTAACGGCAGGTAATGTACACAGTGTATATAAAAACCCGCATCTGCCCGCTAACGAGTGGGGTTGGCAGATTGATCCGATTGGCCTGCGTTATACGCTTAATCTCGTCTATGATCGGTATCAAAAGCCTGTCTTCATTCTGGAGAACAGCTCAGGCTTCTACGATAAGCTGAATGAAGATGGAACGATCAACGATCCATACCGGATTGATTTCCTGAGCAAACATATCGAACAGATGGGACTCGCCATTGCGGATGGGGTCGAAGTGTTGGGATACACGATGTGGGGGCCAATCGACATGATCAGTTCAGGTACTTCCGAAATGAGCAAACGGTACGGATTTATCTACGTCGATCAGGATGACTATGGCAATGGTACGCTGCAAAGATATCGGAAGGATTCGTTCTTCTGGTATCAGAATGTGATCCGTTCCAACGGAGCAGAACTGTAA
- a CDS encoding 2-keto-3-deoxygluconate permease translates to MNILGRIKKIPGGLLIVPMLAAAVINTVFPSFFQVGDPTTALFTSKGTMVLIGMILLVSGTQLNLSQLLVTLKRAGVLCISRILISCLFGWAFVHFFGISGVGGVSAVAFIAVLTSCNPGLYLALMNTYGDDVDRAAFGILNLIAVPVIPVMILNSASGVGIDYLSVLATLVPFFIGILLGNLDNNIQKMFAPGTLILLPFLGTSFGSNIDLRIAFQSSLSGLLVTVLFLLICMLPLMGIDRKILGRPGYAAAATCSVAGLSMVVPSMAAGFNPAYAPYVDTAIAQIAFAVILTSVTVPYIVKRLAGGTTTEASASTNQ, encoded by the coding sequence ATGAATATTCTGGGTCGTATCAAAAAAATCCCCGGCGGCTTGCTGATCGTTCCCATGCTGGCCGCTGCGGTCATCAACACGGTGTTTCCATCGTTTTTTCAGGTCGGAGATCCAACGACAGCACTATTCACATCGAAAGGCACCATGGTGCTGATTGGCATGATTTTGCTGGTTTCAGGGACACAACTGAACTTGTCACAGCTTCTGGTGACCTTGAAGAGAGCAGGAGTACTCTGTATTTCACGTATTCTCATCAGCTGCCTGTTCGGCTGGGCATTTGTACACTTTTTTGGCATAAGTGGGGTCGGAGGAGTGTCAGCGGTAGCTTTCATCGCCGTTCTGACCAGTTGTAATCCGGGCTTATATCTTGCCCTGATGAACACGTACGGAGATGATGTGGATCGTGCTGCGTTTGGCATTTTGAATCTGATTGCCGTACCGGTTATTCCGGTTATGATATTGAATTCCGCGAGCGGTGTTGGTATCGATTACCTTAGCGTACTTGCTACACTAGTACCTTTTTTCATCGGCATACTTCTTGGTAACCTGGATAACAACATCCAGAAGATGTTCGCTCCGGGAACACTGATTCTGCTGCCTTTTCTAGGCACCAGCTTCGGGTCGAATATTGATCTGCGTATTGCATTTCAATCCAGTCTATCCGGTTTGCTGGTCACGGTGTTATTTTTGCTGATCTGCATGCTGCCGCTCATGGGAATTGATCGGAAGATATTAGGACGGCCCGGTTATGCAGCGGCTGCGACATGTTCGGTTGCTGGATTATCCATGGTGGTGCCTTCGATGGCTGCCGGGTTCAATCCGGCGTATGCGCCTTATGTGGACACAGCTATCGCTCAGATTGCCTTTGCCGTGATCCTGACGTCGGTGACCGTGCCTTATATCGTGAAACGTCTGGCTGGAGGAACAACGACGGAAGCTTCTGCATCAACAAATCAATAA
- a CDS encoding type 1 glutamine amidotransferase domain-containing protein has translation MKKILVVLTNVDKYATKDEPTGLWLSEATHFIEEFDHNDNVQIDLVSPKGGNVPLDPKSLGDSLDESTKAYFENETFMNQLKNTLKPSEVNASDYDAIYFTGGHGTMWDFPDNAELQELSRDIYEKGGVVSGVCHGVTALLNVKLSNGLLLINDKTVSGFTNEEETLAQQTEYVPFLLEDALRERAAHYDKAAAFSSYVTTDGRVVTGQNPQSSKAVAESVKQLLGL, from the coding sequence ATGAAAAAGATACTGGTTGTTCTAACAAATGTAGATAAATACGCAACAAAGGACGAACCTACCGGCTTGTGGCTGAGCGAAGCAACTCACTTTATTGAAGAGTTTGACCATAATGACAATGTTCAGATCGATCTGGTTAGCCCTAAAGGTGGTAACGTACCTCTTGATCCAAAAAGTCTGGGTGACTCCCTCGATGAGAGCACCAAAGCCTATTTCGAGAACGAAACGTTCATGAACCAATTAAAAAATACGCTGAAACCTAGCGAAGTAAACGCGAGTGACTACGATGCAATCTACTTCACAGGCGGTCACGGTACGATGTGGGATTTCCCGGACAATGCCGAACTTCAAGAGCTTTCTCGTGATATCTATGAAAAAGGCGGCGTTGTATCCGGCGTGTGCCACGGGGTTACAGCTCTGCTGAATGTGAAGCTGTCCAACGGCCTGCTTTTGATCAACGACAAAACCGTTTCCGGCTTCACAAATGAAGAAGAAACATTGGCTCAACAAACCGAGTATGTTCCTTTCCTGCTGGAAGATGCTTTGAGAGAACGTGCTGCACATTACGATAAAGCTGCTGCCTTCAGTTCCTATGTCACAACAGATGGCCGCGTGGTCACAGGGCAGAATCCGCAATCCAGCAAAGCGGTAGCTGAAAGTGTTAAACAATTGCTTGGTCTGTAA
- a CDS encoding DEAD/DEAH box helicase — translation MHPYTETIEVHVALTGYGDALFYGALNTHHFVSGQSLKQRLFAWHAPSFYGTELEVRQIEEIELVVLPAEEVIPFFAEMHTLLHIEWKWDEQAEHLIRLAPAFAASVEKRKYVPSFEAYRAGQLQWTWDPDSLKKQDRASLTKAIQQTDESYAEGLGAAYSAFVFQRWYSSEEAATDLRREFPQLFPERGTLPKTAGMDAQSWLVSIGWKADAAPFRPMLQLQEPDEDEPSWRLRLVLQNKLDAAILVPVMLDSRGRLEGEWPEVWTPFILDRSAGWLDQLRAHLPRLASSISGRRDVLSDPLGDQEAWQFLTQDSGRLLAAGWQVLLPGWWEAARKKKPKLRAKVKPEEGSERGQSFFGLDSIIHFDWRIAIGDTDLSEDEFADLVARNERLVRFRGEWVPLDPDLLEQIRRAMGGVDREQGLSFQDILHLHLLHNEQREYRNQKWKEGQQAEEEEQPQASENIRLEVELNEHLNRVIAQLGGGQGGAPSLPIPTGLHAELRSYQKEGFAWLGFLRRFGLGACLADDMGLGKTIQFITYLLHIKEHEPRKPGQAPALLICPTSVLGNWQKEISRFAPSINVSLHYGARRLSGEEFREQTEQVDIIITSFATATLDQEMLQTYTWACICLDEAQNIKNAQTKQSLAVRSFPAKHRIAMTGTPIENRLSELWSIYDFTNPGYLGSARAFQTRFISAIEKDKDEQRMQDLQQLVKPFMLRRKKKDPNIQLDLPDKNEMKTYIHLTGEQSALYDQSVQALMDKMKELEGIKRKGAILSALTQLKQLCDHPLLLTKEALPEELPEDGTLTSSYDVYSPQDMAMLISRSAKLERLMELVRELRDEGERCLIFTQYIGMGQMLQQVLRQELQEPVLYLHGGTSKTARDRMIEEFQSRTLPEDKQPSVFILSIKAGGVGLNLTAANHVFHFDRWWNPAVENQATDRAYRMGQTKDVQVHKFISLGTLEERIDEMLESKQQLSDNIITSSENWITELSTDELKDLFTRRRDWSG, via the coding sequence ATTCATCCATACACTGAAACGATTGAGGTTCACGTCGCTTTAACCGGATATGGTGATGCTTTGTTTTACGGAGCACTCAACACACACCACTTTGTATCGGGACAGTCGCTTAAGCAGCGATTGTTCGCTTGGCATGCGCCTTCCTTCTACGGTACCGAATTGGAAGTTCGGCAGATTGAAGAGATTGAGCTGGTTGTTCTGCCTGCGGAAGAAGTCATTCCCTTCTTTGCCGAGATGCATACGCTGCTTCATATTGAATGGAAATGGGACGAGCAAGCGGAACATCTGATTCGACTGGCTCCGGCATTCGCAGCATCTGTCGAGAAACGCAAATACGTACCCAGCTTTGAGGCTTATCGCGCAGGACAACTTCAGTGGACCTGGGACCCGGACAGCTTGAAAAAGCAGGATCGGGCATCGCTTACCAAAGCGATTCAACAGACGGACGAGAGCTACGCCGAAGGGCTTGGGGCGGCCTACTCTGCCTTCGTATTCCAACGATGGTACAGTTCCGAGGAAGCTGCGACCGATCTGCGGCGTGAATTCCCGCAGTTGTTCCCAGAGCGCGGTACTCTACCCAAGACAGCCGGAATGGATGCTCAGTCCTGGCTCGTATCCATTGGCTGGAAAGCGGATGCTGCACCATTCAGACCTATGCTGCAATTGCAGGAGCCGGACGAGGACGAGCCATCTTGGCGGCTGCGACTGGTGTTGCAGAACAAGCTGGATGCCGCCATCTTGGTGCCCGTCATGCTGGATTCACGCGGCAGACTTGAAGGCGAATGGCCAGAAGTATGGACACCGTTCATTCTGGATCGCTCCGCCGGATGGCTGGATCAGCTTCGCGCACATCTGCCACGTCTTGCAAGCTCTATTAGCGGCAGACGGGATGTGCTGAGTGATCCTTTGGGAGATCAGGAAGCCTGGCAGTTCCTTACACAGGATAGCGGCAGATTGCTGGCAGCGGGTTGGCAAGTCTTGCTCCCGGGTTGGTGGGAAGCAGCCCGGAAGAAGAAGCCTAAGCTGCGCGCCAAGGTGAAGCCAGAGGAAGGCAGTGAGCGGGGACAGTCCTTCTTCGGACTGGATTCAATTATTCATTTTGACTGGCGAATTGCAATTGGTGACACGGATCTCAGCGAAGATGAGTTCGCCGATCTTGTGGCCCGTAATGAACGATTGGTTCGCTTCCGTGGAGAATGGGTTCCTCTCGACCCTGACCTGCTGGAACAGATACGTCGTGCCATGGGCGGTGTAGATCGGGAACAGGGACTCTCATTCCAGGATATTCTGCACCTGCATCTGCTGCATAATGAGCAACGGGAATATCGCAACCAGAAATGGAAGGAAGGACAACAGGCCGAGGAGGAAGAGCAACCACAGGCTAGTGAAAATATTCGACTGGAGGTAGAGCTGAACGAGCACCTGAATCGGGTCATTGCACAACTGGGAGGCGGACAAGGCGGTGCGCCTTCCCTGCCCATTCCTACAGGGCTTCATGCCGAGCTGCGATCGTATCAGAAGGAAGGTTTTGCATGGCTTGGTTTCCTGCGCAGATTCGGCCTTGGGGCATGTCTTGCCGATGATATGGGTCTCGGGAAAACCATACAGTTCATTACGTATCTATTACACATCAAAGAACATGAACCACGTAAGCCGGGACAGGCTCCGGCACTTCTGATCTGTCCAACTTCTGTATTGGGCAACTGGCAAAAGGAGATTAGCCGCTTCGCACCCTCCATTAATGTCAGTCTGCATTACGGGGCACGCCGATTAAGTGGGGAAGAATTCCGGGAGCAGACGGAACAGGTGGACATCATCATCACGTCCTTTGCTACGGCTACACTGGATCAGGAAATGTTGCAGACTTACACGTGGGCGTGCATCTGTCTTGATGAAGCGCAGAATATCAAAAACGCCCAGACCAAACAGTCCCTGGCCGTCCGCAGCTTCCCGGCAAAACACCGCATTGCCATGACAGGCACACCAATCGAGAATCGGTTGTCCGAGCTGTGGTCGATCTATGATTTTACCAATCCAGGATACCTGGGTAGTGCCCGAGCATTCCAGACTCGCTTTATCAGTGCCATAGAGAAAGATAAGGATGAGCAGCGGATGCAGGACCTGCAACAGCTCGTGAAACCATTCATGCTGCGCCGTAAGAAAAAAGATCCGAATATCCAGCTTGATCTGCCGGACAAAAACGAGATGAAAACATACATTCACCTTACGGGCGAACAAAGTGCATTATATGACCAGTCCGTGCAGGCCCTGATGGATAAAATGAAAGAGCTTGAAGGTATCAAACGCAAAGGTGCGATTCTGTCGGCACTAACTCAGCTTAAACAATTGTGTGACCACCCTCTGCTGCTGACAAAAGAAGCTTTGCCGGAGGAACTGCCCGAGGACGGCACATTAACATCTTCTTATGATGTGTACAGCCCGCAGGATATGGCGATGCTGATCAGCCGTTCCGCGAAGCTGGAACGACTGATGGAGCTTGTCCGTGAATTGCGGGATGAGGGCGAGCGATGCCTGATTTTCACCCAATACATCGGTATGGGACAGATGCTGCAACAGGTACTCCGTCAGGAGTTGCAGGAACCTGTGCTGTATCTGCACGGGGGTACCTCCAAGACGGCAAGGGATCGCATGATTGAGGAATTCCAATCCCGAACACTGCCTGAGGACAAGCAGCCGTCCGTCTTCATCCTGTCCATCAAGGCAGGCGGTGTGGGATTGAATCTGACCGCAGCCAATCATGTCTTCCACTTTGACCGCTGGTGGAACCCTGCTGTTGAGAATCAAGCCACCGACCGGGCTTACCGGATGGGTCAGACCAAAGATGTACAGGTGCATAAGTTCATCTCTCTCGGTACACTAGAGGAGCGGATCGACGAGATGTTGGAGAGCAAACAGCAGCTAAGCGATAACATCATCACAAGCTCCGAGAACTGGATTACGGAATTGTCAACGGACGAGCTGAAAGATCTGTTCACTCGGCGTCGTGACTGGTCGGGCTAA